A DNA window from Vigna unguiculata cultivar IT97K-499-35 chromosome 10, ASM411807v1, whole genome shotgun sequence contains the following coding sequences:
- the LOC114165338 gene encoding uncharacterized protein LOC114165338, whose translation MNNSSAPPQFILNGQNYHRIGSLLPEHGSKPKFAQLYIYDTENEMSNRVKHFRSNTKESVIDESLVADLIQMIDNHNVLAKSFRRVRDLSLEHMELDFTLRLFRGRNKDPRVYNTPSCDEIVALIVAFIPLQYPLMFPYGEDGYQEDIPIRESHSRTKSRVRIRISLRKFIAFRIQQRSVEAGNIVNACRLFQQFLVDCYTMVEAQRLSFIIANQKLIRCDILNGLQEAVNRGETDPSLIGRRIILPASFTGGTRYMFNNCQDAMTVCKKFGYPDLFITITCNVNWSEIREFVLAKGLSASDRPDIVYGESKLKNSTDIDKVISTELPNANLYPKLEKVVSSYMIHGPCGPARYNSPCMKEGRCSKFYPKKFTSSTSIDEEGYPCYRRLDNGRFVEKNGIKLDNRSVVPYNPPLLMRYLSPCEAAWRIFAFDIHHRWPPVQRLTFHLPGQQSALFKDDDDINVVFNRYENANTMFLA comes from the exons ATGAACAATAGTTCTGCTCCACCACAATTTATTCTTAATGGACAGAACTATCACCGTATTGGCAGTTTATTGCCAGAACATGGATCAAAGCCAAAGTTTGCACAGCTGTACATATATGATACCGAAAATGAAATGAGTAACAGAGTGAAGCATTTCAG gTCAAACACCAAGGAATCTGTTATAGATGAATCATTGGTTGCTGATTTGATTCAAATGATTGACAATCACAATGTTCTTGCGAAATCTTTTAGAAGAGTAAGAGATTTGTCACTGGAACATATGGAATTAGATTTCACGCTAAGACTATTTAGAGGCAGAAACAAAGACCCTAGAGTCTACAACACACCTTCATGTGATGAAATAGTTGCCCTAATAGTTG CTTTCATTCCACTGCAATATCCTCTCATGTTTCCATATGGAGAAGATGGTTATCAAGAGGATATCCCAATAAGAGAATCTCATTCAAGAACTAAATCCAGGGTAAGAATTAGAATTTCTTTGCGAAAATTTATTGCATTTAGAATACAACAAAGATCTGTAGAAGCAGGAAATATTGTGAATGCATGCAGATTGTTCCAACAATTTCTGGTTGATTGCTATACAATGGTTGAAGCACAAAGGTTGTCTTTCATCATAGCTAATCAGAAGTTAATTCGCTGTGATATTCTTAATGGATTACAAGAGGCTGTTAATAGAGGAGAGACAGATCCTTCTTTAATTGGAAGACGTATTATCTTGCCTGCTTCATTCACAGGTGGTACCAGATACATGTTCAACAATTGTCAAGATGCTATGACagtttgtaaaaaatttggatatCCTGATTTGTTCATTACTATAACATGCAATGTGAATTGGAGTGAAATAAGAGAATTTGTCTTAGCGAAAGGGTTATCAGCTTCAGATAGACCCGATATTGTAT ATGGAGAAAGCAAATTGAAGAATTCAACTgatattgataaagtaatatCAACTGAATTGCCCAATGCGAATTTGTACCCCAAATTGGAAAAAGTTGTCTCAAGTTACATGATTCATGGACCATGCGGACCTGCAAGATATAATTCACCTTGCATGAAGGAAGGAAgatgttctaaattttatccTAAAAAATTCACATCTTCGACTTCAATTGATGAAGAAGGATATCCATGCTATAGAAGACTTGATAATGGTAGATTTGTTGAGAAGAATGGAATTAAGCTGGACAATAGAAGTGTTGTTCCTTACAATCCACCACTTCTAATGAG GTATCTATCACCATGTGAAGCCGCTTGGAGAATATTTGCTTTTGACATCCATCACAGATGGCCTCCTGTTCAGCGATTGACATTTCATCTTCCTGGCCAACAATCAgctttgtttaaagatgatgatgatattaatgTGGTCTTCAACAGATACGAAAATGCTAACACAATGTTTCTAGCTTAG
- the LOC114167435 gene encoding uncharacterized protein LOC114167435 has protein sequence MSFSNKLPLFLLLSSLFMNASLGEMACEELPKEVCAFSVASSGKRCLLETEKAADGGVEYQCRTSEVVVERMAEYIETDQCVEACGVDRNSVGISSDAFFEPQFTAKLCSSQCYQNCSNIIDLFFNLAAGEGVFLPELCEKQKTNPRRAMVELVSSGAAPGPVSDVSEDIVAAPAPSPL, from the exons ATGTCTTTCTCCAACAAATTGCCTTTGTTCCTTTTACTTTCTTCCCTCTTCATGAATGCATCTTTGG GAGAGATGGCATGTGAGGAGCTTCCAAAGGAAGTGTGTGCATTCTCAGTGGCTTCATCGGGGAAGAGGTGTTTATTGGAGACAGAGAAGGCGGCGGACGGTGGTGTGGAGTACCAGTGCCGGACGTCGGAAGTGGTGGTGGAAAGGATGGCGGAGTACATAGAGACAGACCAATGTGTGGAGGCATGTGGGGTTGATAGGAACTCTGTTGGTATTTCATCTGATGCTTTCTTTGAGCCTCAATTCACCGCCAAACTTTGCTCTTCACAATGTTACCAAAACTGCTCCAACATTATTGACCTTTTCTTCAACTTGGCAGCTGGAGAGG GGGTGTTTTTGCCAGAACTGTGTGAGAAGCAAAAGACGAACCCTCGTCGTGCCATGGTTGAGCTTGTGAGCTCAGGAGCTGCACCTGGACCTGTTTCTGATGTGTCAGAGGACATTGTGGCAGCACCTGCCCCTTCTCCTCTCTAA